One region of Chryseobacterium sp. C-71 genomic DNA includes:
- a CDS encoding T9SS type A sorting domain-containing protein, which yields MKRSTILLICSLLISFFSNAQTSTEQFETESAGSTSFTDNGVIFNITSTVSNYDIFVGQGFGWNGTAPDNRFIDNTGTATSQYANSSLAIKTTSNLFKVNRFWVYLVDRLNNLAAPGTLTITGKLSGVTKFTQTKSTGFTTSLSTTSGFTLIDLTNLNGQNYSNIIIDQLVITVGGDFRYMAFDAFTWVKDTGIVLSTDELKKSKSNLSVSPNPTTGELSVEVSENSKAQLYDQSGKILKDFELKKGVNKENISELPSGTYLLKTTSESKKIIKR from the coding sequence ATGAAAAGATCTACTATTTTATTAATCTGTAGTCTGCTCATTTCTTTCTTCTCGAACGCACAGACCAGTACAGAACAGTTTGAAACCGAATCTGCCGGAAGCACAAGCTTTACTGACAACGGTGTAATTTTCAACATCACGTCCACTGTATCAAACTATGATATTTTTGTAGGTCAAGGATTTGGATGGAACGGTACTGCACCAGACAACAGATTTATTGACAATACAGGAACTGCTACATCACAATATGCCAACTCATCATTAGCTATAAAAACAACTTCCAATTTGTTTAAAGTTAATAGATTTTGGGTCTATCTGGTAGACAGACTTAATAATCTTGCTGCACCAGGAACGCTTACCATAACAGGAAAACTTTCTGGCGTAACCAAGTTTACACAGACAAAAAGTACAGGTTTTACAACTTCATTATCCACAACATCCGGATTTACTTTGATTGATCTGACTAATCTCAACGGCCAGAATTATTCTAATATTATTATTGACCAGCTTGTCATTACTGTTGGAGGAGATTTTCGCTATATGGCATTCGATGCTTTCACTTGGGTAAAAGATACCGGGATTGTTTTATCTACTGACGAATTAAAAAAATCAAAAAGCAATCTGTCTGTTTCCCCAAATCCTACGACAGGTGAGCTTTCTGTAGAAGTATCTGAAAATTCTAAGGCTCAGCTTTATGATCAATCCGGAAAAATACTGAAAGACTTTGAGCTTAAAAAGGGAGTCAATAAAGAAAACATATCAGAACTTCCATCAGGAACGTACTTGCTGAAAACAACTTCAGAATCTAAAAAAATCATTAAAAGATAG
- a CDS encoding DUF4173 domain-containing protein encodes MKTHHYIFLTTAIFVALFYNENIGLNLGILAIVYSVLTVFKTPEKNRKRTFMILLVTSIFSGIAFAWYGDFASFLAVVSSLLLLSYRSQNKRMKILLLIPVFVVNCFTFICRVFNLDKWLPKRNASGLWQKVLAFVLIPLIFISIFFGIYSAGSDHFASIFTDYELDVNFWQLLCISILGFFIAFNYWNYSVEKLIYKQNHILENEFEAKDKIQRATYSFLDLNSERMSGVISFFCLNILLLAFIFTFNYEQFVEIPKTTIQLGEETHERVNAVILSIIMAILVIMLYFKGGFNFDVKAKSLKLLAKIWIFLNAILIISAFIKNTEYIVDMGLTYKKIGVYAFLTLSLIGLILTFIKIHTKKTNAYLFNSMVWYFYGTVLACSYINWGGLITSQNMKRDDFAINYHLQSINFSEKYLLKYAEEKQNTPLKKEILEKVKTEKSETFLSKILYYETIRE; translated from the coding sequence ATGAAAACACATCATTATATATTTCTTACAACCGCCATCTTTGTAGCACTTTTTTACAACGAAAATATCGGGCTCAATCTCGGGATTTTAGCGATTGTATATTCTGTACTCACTGTTTTTAAAACTCCTGAGAAAAATAGGAAGAGAACCTTTATGATTCTTTTGGTAACCAGTATTTTTTCGGGTATTGCTTTTGCGTGGTACGGAGATTTTGCTTCATTTTTGGCGGTGGTAAGTTCACTTTTGCTGCTTTCTTACCGTTCGCAAAACAAGAGAATGAAAATTCTTTTACTGATCCCGGTTTTTGTAGTCAATTGCTTTACTTTTATCTGTAGAGTTTTCAATTTAGATAAATGGCTTCCAAAACGGAATGCTTCAGGTCTTTGGCAGAAAGTTTTAGCATTTGTTTTAATTCCGCTTATTTTTATTTCGATTTTCTTTGGAATTTACTCTGCGGGAAGCGATCATTTTGCAAGCATTTTTACAGATTATGAGTTGGATGTTAATTTTTGGCAATTGTTGTGTATTTCCATTTTAGGTTTTTTTATAGCTTTCAATTATTGGAATTATTCTGTGGAGAAATTGATTTACAAACAAAACCATATTCTCGAAAACGAATTTGAAGCTAAAGATAAAATTCAAAGAGCAACATATTCTTTTTTAGATTTAAATTCTGAAAGAATGAGCGGTGTGATCTCATTTTTTTGCCTGAATATTTTATTGCTGGCGTTTATTTTTACTTTCAATTACGAGCAATTCGTAGAAATCCCAAAAACAACCATTCAGCTAGGAGAAGAAACTCACGAACGGGTAAATGCGGTCATTTTATCGATCATCATGGCAATTTTAGTAATTATGCTGTATTTTAAAGGTGGCTTCAACTTCGATGTAAAAGCAAAATCATTAAAATTATTAGCGAAAATCTGGATTTTTTTAAATGCGATTTTAATTATTTCAGCGTTCATAAAAAATACTGAATATATAGTAGACATGGGCTTGACCTATAAAAAAATAGGCGTTTATGCTTTTCTTACATTGTCGTTGATTGGCTTGATTCTTACTTTCATTAAAATCCACACAAAAAAAACAAACGCATATCTCTTCAACTCAATGGTCTGGTATTTTTATGGAACAGTTTTAGCTTGCAGTTACATCAATTGGGGCGGATTGATTACTTCTCAAAATATGAAGAGAGATGATTTTGCCATCAATTATCATTTACAATCCATTAATTTCAGTGAAAAATATTTGTTGAAATATGCTGAAGAAAAACAAAACACACCGTTGAAAAAAGAGATTCTAGAAAAAGTTAAAACTGAAAAATCAGAGACATTTCTTTCGAAAATCCTTTACTATGAAACCATTCGTGAATAA
- a CDS encoding phage tail protein — protein MDEELLGTIKMFAGDFAPKGYMLCNGALLSINQNTALFSLLGNVYGGDGRTTFALPNLNGRAPFGTGNSSTGKNIALGEVAGSPQTTLLQQNLPSIISQLKISNTNATSVTPSVTSSIAITGQPNGRQFDAIPSFVDSAPDTMINANSVSFTGQNLPVNTMPPYLGMNYIICVQGIFPSRP, from the coding sequence ATGGACGAAGAACTATTAGGAACCATTAAAATGTTTGCAGGAGATTTTGCTCCAAAAGGATATATGTTATGCAACGGTGCATTATTAAGTATCAATCAAAACACGGCACTTTTTTCACTGCTAGGAAATGTATATGGAGGTGACGGTAGAACGACATTTGCCTTGCCTAATCTTAACGGGCGTGCTCCGTTTGGTACCGGAAATTCAAGCACCGGAAAAAACATTGCTTTGGGCGAAGTTGCAGGAAGTCCTCAGACTACACTTTTACAGCAAAACCTTCCAAGCATTATCAGTCAGCTAAAAATATCAAATACTAATGCTACAAGTGTAACCCCTTCTGTGACATCATCTATTGCGATAACAGGTCAGCCGAACGGAAGGCAGTTCGATGCAATCCCCAGCTTTGTAGACAGTGCTCCTGATACAATGATTAATGCAAATTCAGTTTCTTTTACAGGACAGAATCTGCCGGTAAATACGATGCCTCCATATCTAGGTATGAATTACATCATTTGTGTTCAGGGTATATTCCCGTCAAGACCATAA
- a CDS encoding enoyl-CoA hydratase/isomerase family protein, which translates to MSDFVTSEIKNNIAEITFGTAKSNALPGAILEKLAETILEEGAKKEVKAILVKSEGEKAFCAGASFDELLAIEELEASTKFFGGFAKVLNAMRNCGKIVVVRVQGKTTGGGVGLACGADYCFATKDSALALTEINLGIGPFVIGPYVERKIGKSQFAAMAIDADFRSADWAEQHNIYHSVSETIAEMDSRLEKFLNTLASRSEDALALIKKVSWEGTEHFNELMPARIHMSASLILEDSAKKNIEAIKERLRVK; encoded by the coding sequence ATGAGTGACTTTGTAACATCAGAAATTAAAAATAATATTGCCGAAATTACATTCGGAACTGCAAAAAGTAATGCGCTTCCCGGAGCAATTCTTGAAAAATTAGCTGAAACAATTTTAGAAGAAGGCGCAAAGAAAGAAGTGAAAGCAATTCTTGTAAAAAGCGAAGGTGAAAAAGCTTTTTGTGCCGGTGCAAGTTTTGACGAGCTTTTAGCAATTGAAGAATTGGAAGCTTCTACTAAATTCTTCGGAGGTTTTGCCAAAGTTTTAAACGCGATGAGAAATTGCGGTAAAATCGTTGTTGTAAGAGTTCAGGGAAAAACCACTGGTGGTGGAGTAGGATTGGCTTGTGGTGCAGATTACTGTTTTGCAACCAAAGATTCTGCTTTGGCATTAACTGAAATCAACTTAGGAATCGGACCTTTCGTCATCGGACCTTACGTAGAAAGAAAAATAGGGAAATCTCAGTTTGCGGCAATGGCAATAGATGCAGACTTCAGATCGGCAGATTGGGCAGAGCAGCATAATATTTATCATTCGGTTTCTGAAACCATTGCAGAAATGGATTCGAGATTAGAGAAATTTTTAAATACTTTAGCTTCAAGAAGCGAAGATGCTTTAGCTTTAATCAAGAAAGTTTCTTGGGAAGGTACAGAACACTTTAATGAGTTGATGCCTGCAAGAATTCATATGAGTGCAAGTCTTATTTTGGAAGATTCTGCCAAGAAAAATATCGAGGCAATCAAAGAAAGATTAAGAGTGAAATAA
- the dtd gene encoding D-aminoacyl-tRNA deacylase translates to MKAVIQRVSEASVKVDGKIVGEIGKGLMLLIGIDEQDEKTDADWLIQKILNLRIFGDENEKLNLSIKDISGEILCISQFTLIADYKKGNRPSFIKAAKPDKAIPLFDYFKEEIAKSGLKTESGIFGADMKVSLTNDGPVTIVMDSISKN, encoded by the coding sequence ATGAAAGCCGTCATCCAAAGAGTTTCTGAAGCGAGCGTAAAAGTAGATGGTAAAATCGTTGGAGAAATCGGGAAAGGACTGATGCTTCTCATTGGCATTGACGAGCAAGACGAAAAAACCGACGCCGATTGGTTGATTCAAAAAATCTTAAATCTCAGAATTTTCGGGGACGAAAATGAAAAACTCAATCTTTCTATAAAAGACATTTCTGGAGAAATTCTCTGCATCAGCCAATTTACATTGATTGCTGATTACAAAAAAGGCAACCGCCCCTCTTTTATCAAAGCTGCCAAGCCTGATAAAGCCATTCCTCTATTCGATTATTTCAAAGAAGAAATTGCAAAATCCGGGTTAAAAACCGAAAGCGGAATCTTTGGTGCAGATATGAAAGTTTCATTAACAAATGATGGTCCGGTTACCATCGTGATGGATTCTATTTCTAAAAACTAA
- a CDS encoding response regulator transcription factor: MKIKIALVDDEQLILEGVKLLLSIEKSISVTITSNNGPDFLENLAILNSEEFPDIALIDIQMKPMDGFELVENLRQKYPALKIIILSSHYKSSILGYMVKLGVSAFLPKNSDKKAFIEAITEVHTKGLYFTSEDYKMLFSYMNNPPKTKSLFDLEDELSDREKEVVKLICEEMTNHEIAEKLFLSPRTIESHRQRILDKIGAKNTVGIVIYAVINDIYSLPVKL; the protein is encoded by the coding sequence ATGAAAATTAAAATAGCCTTAGTAGATGACGAGCAGCTTATTTTGGAAGGTGTAAAACTTTTGCTTTCTATTGAAAAAAGCATCTCTGTGACCATAACATCAAACAATGGCCCGGATTTTTTAGAAAATTTAGCAATTCTTAATTCTGAAGAGTTCCCGGATATTGCTCTTATTGACATTCAGATGAAACCAATGGACGGATTTGAACTTGTAGAAAATTTAAGACAAAAATATCCTGCACTCAAAATAATCATTCTCTCTTCTCATTACAAAAGCAGCATCTTGGGTTACATGGTAAAATTAGGTGTTTCTGCATTTTTGCCTAAAAACTCTGATAAAAAAGCTTTCATAGAAGCCATTACAGAAGTCCATACAAAAGGGTTATACTTCACCTCCGAAGATTACAAAATGCTTTTCTCGTACATGAATAATCCTCCGAAAACAAAATCATTGTTTGATCTGGAAGATGAACTTAGTGATCGTGAGAAAGAAGTCGTAAAACTGATCTGTGAAGAGATGACCAATCATGAGATTGCGGAAAAGCTTTTCCTTAGTCCCAGAACCATTGAAAGTCACAGACAGAGAATTTTAGATAAAATTGGTGCTAAAAATACAGTGGGCATCGTAATCTACGCTGTAATTAATGATATTTATTCACTTCCGGTAAAGCTTTAA
- a CDS encoding ubiquinone biosynthesis protein COQ4 has product MKKLRIRFIVFMYENSQKQYRKYFKKKKRQWQFSEKQLLSFSEDSLGRTLGEFYYNHGFRMIPKMENHDVYHLITDCSTNVQDEIAMQYLLFGNGKRSAYLLGVLALGTIVFPEYFKIYLKAFRKGQNMKAFHHWDFEELLWQNFDNLKEFIRQKETPVLY; this is encoded by the coding sequence ATGAAAAAACTACGCATCCGATTTATCGTTTTCATGTACGAAAATTCACAGAAACAGTACAGGAAATATTTTAAAAAGAAAAAAAGACAATGGCAGTTCAGCGAAAAACAACTGTTGAGCTTCAGTGAAGATTCATTGGGAAGAACGTTGGGAGAATTTTACTACAATCACGGTTTTAGAATGATTCCCAAAATGGAAAACCATGACGTCTATCATTTAATTACTGATTGCAGTACTAATGTGCAGGATGAAATTGCGATGCAATATCTGCTTTTTGGCAACGGAAAACGAAGTGCCTATCTTTTAGGTGTTCTTGCTTTAGGAACCATTGTTTTCCCAGAGTATTTTAAAATTTATTTAAAGGCTTTCCGTAAAGGACAAAACATGAAAGCTTTTCATCATTGGGATTTTGAAGAACTTCTTTGGCAAAATTTCGATAATCTCAAAGAGTTCATCCGTCAAAAAGAAACGCCGGTTTTATATTAA
- a CDS encoding transcriptional regulator: MINISKLNKEFESRVRLGIMSVLMVNDWVDFSEMKSLLEITDGNMASHSNALEKANYIEVKKEFVGKKPKTSYRVTQNGRIAFTEHLDALEKLIGR, encoded by the coding sequence ATGATTAACATTTCAAAACTCAACAAAGAATTCGAAAGCCGCGTAAGATTGGGCATTATGTCCGTTCTGATGGTTAACGACTGGGTTGATTTTTCTGAAATGAAAAGTTTGCTGGAAATCACAGACGGGAATATGGCAAGTCATAGCAATGCGTTGGAAAAAGCCAATTACATTGAAGTTAAAAAAGAATTTGTCGGTAAAAAGCCAAAAACTTCGTACCGTGTAACTCAAAACGGGAGAATTGCTTTTACAGAACATTTAGATGCCTTAGAAAAATTGATAGGCAGATAA
- a CDS encoding metallophosphoesterase yields MTRKHFLKRLMQLSAVGALPFLYSWQIEPFWVEFVERKLPIKNLPEHLEGKILMQISDLHVGNRFDWNFLIESFQKAQNYSPDFVVYTGDYVNHGTSEDHESLKKVMAKAIYGKLGTFGILGNHDYGKTWKDLGSSKEICCILQNNGVTMLNNEQVESHGLNIIGFDDLWSPNFDPMKVMKNYNPEKANLVLCHNPDVCDKDVWNGYQGWILSGHTHGGQCRIPGLITPILPVENRKYVSGEIDLKDGRMLYINRAIGHSFQVRFMVRPEITVFKLCRDEKI; encoded by the coding sequence ATGACCAGAAAACATTTTCTAAAAAGACTCATGCAGCTTTCTGCGGTCGGAGCTTTGCCTTTTCTCTATTCATGGCAGATCGAACCATTTTGGGTAGAATTTGTTGAAAGAAAACTGCCCATAAAAAATTTACCTGAACATCTTGAAGGGAAAATATTAATGCAGATTTCAGATCTACATGTTGGAAACCGTTTCGATTGGAATTTTTTGATTGAATCTTTTCAAAAAGCCCAAAATTACAGTCCTGATTTTGTGGTCTACACCGGAGATTATGTGAATCACGGAACTTCAGAAGATCATGAAAGCCTGAAAAAAGTAATGGCAAAAGCAATTTATGGAAAACTGGGAACATTCGGGATTCTCGGTAATCACGATTATGGAAAAACCTGGAAAGATCTCGGTTCTTCAAAAGAGATTTGCTGTATTCTTCAAAACAATGGTGTTACCATGTTGAATAACGAGCAAGTAGAATCTCACGGTTTAAACATTATCGGCTTCGACGATTTATGGTCACCCAATTTTGATCCGATGAAAGTGATGAAAAATTACAATCCCGAAAAAGCGAATCTCGTGCTTTGTCATAATCCTGATGTCTGCGATAAAGACGTATGGAACGGTTATCAAGGCTGGATTTTGAGCGGTCATACTCACGGCGGACAATGCAGAATTCCCGGATTGATTACACCGATTCTTCCCGTGGAAAATAGAAAATATGTTTCTGGAGAAATTGATTTGAAAGATGGTAGGATGCTTTATATCAACCGTGCAATCGGCCATTCTTTTCAGGTAAGGTTTATGGTGAGGCCAGAGATTACGGTTTTTAAACTTTGTCGAGATGAAAAAATTTGA
- a CDS encoding class I SAM-dependent methyltransferase has protein sequence MDKDILRSEIFRHLDGVVTAPIVASLMKKEIINFIIDREKIILSELSDEFKTNEGYLNVAIRTLASQGFLNYGVDNEKDNIIISANNKTQFLQKYSLLYLKVIPFLKHSTNIKNQINENSFIEEFTQLSDSIKNHFGIQLSDDAEEKNIQEQILKHIEGCIIGPVIVYLGMTGMFHKYFMETSFQAAEFHKNSDNFEVILDFLTFLGWFKKTGDNYKFTETGIYFAKRAASYGVTVSYLPLLNKMDELLFGNASKIREISEGEDEIHVDRAMNVWGSGGSHSNYFKVANDFIIQIFNQPIHLQPKGVLDMGCGNGAFIQHIFETIERYTLRGKILEEHPLFLVGADYNQAALKVTRANLINNDIWAKVIWGDIGNPKQLADDLKENYEIDLSDLLNIRTFLDHNRVWKAPEKSQPERISTSTGAFAHRGKRLSNNLVEESLKEHLELWLPYIRKNGLLIIELHALDSKLTAENLGKTPATAYEATHGFSDQYILEVEVFKKICLETGLQIDKELFRKFPNSELVTVSINLLKS, from the coding sequence ATGGATAAAGACATTCTGCGCTCAGAAATTTTCAGACATCTGGATGGCGTTGTTACTGCGCCTATAGTTGCTTCACTCATGAAAAAGGAAATTATTAATTTCATTATTGACCGTGAAAAAATAATTTTGAGTGAACTTTCAGATGAGTTCAAAACCAATGAAGGCTATCTGAATGTAGCAATTCGGACATTGGCGTCACAAGGTTTTCTGAATTATGGTGTTGATAATGAGAAAGACAACATTATAATTTCTGCAAACAACAAAACTCAGTTTCTTCAAAAATATAGCTTGCTTTATCTAAAAGTGATTCCGTTTTTGAAACATTCTACCAATATTAAAAATCAAATCAACGAAAATTCATTTATTGAAGAATTTACACAGCTGAGTGATTCTATAAAAAATCATTTCGGGATTCAGCTTTCTGATGATGCAGAAGAAAAAAATATTCAGGAGCAAATTTTAAAACATATCGAAGGATGCATCATCGGTCCGGTCATCGTTTATCTCGGAATGACAGGGATGTTCCATAAATATTTTATGGAAACTTCTTTTCAGGCGGCAGAATTTCATAAAAACTCTGATAATTTTGAGGTGATTTTAGATTTTCTGACATTTTTGGGTTGGTTTAAAAAGACCGGCGACAATTATAAATTTACAGAAACCGGAATTTACTTTGCTAAAAGAGCTGCATCTTATGGTGTGACAGTTTCTTATCTTCCCTTGCTCAATAAGATGGATGAACTTTTATTCGGAAATGCTTCAAAAATAAGGGAAATCTCAGAGGGTGAAGATGAAATTCATGTAGACCGAGCAATGAACGTTTGGGGAAGCGGCGGTTCGCATTCCAACTATTTCAAAGTGGCGAATGATTTTATCATTCAGATTTTCAATCAGCCCATTCATTTGCAACCGAAGGGTGTTCTGGATATGGGTTGCGGAAACGGCGCATTTATTCAACATATTTTTGAAACCATCGAAAGATATACGCTTCGCGGGAAAATACTGGAAGAACATCCTTTATTTTTAGTGGGTGCAGATTACAACCAAGCCGCTTTGAAAGTGACCCGAGCTAACCTCATCAACAACGATATTTGGGCAAAAGTAATCTGGGGCGACATCGGAAATCCGAAACAATTGGCTGATGATTTAAAAGAAAATTATGAGATTGATCTTTCTGATTTACTGAATATCAGAACTTTTCTCGATCACAACAGAGTTTGGAAAGCTCCTGAGAAAAGTCAGCCGGAAAGAATCAGTACTTCAACAGGAGCATTTGCACATCGTGGAAAAAGATTATCCAATAATTTAGTTGAAGAAAGTCTGAAAGAACATCTTGAGCTTTGGCTACCATACATCCGCAAAAACGGACTTCTCATAATTGAGCTTCATGCTTTAGACTCAAAACTGACGGCAGAAAATTTAGGAAAAACTCCGGCAACCGCTTATGAGGCGACACATGGTTTTTCTGACCAATATATTTTGGAAGTGGAAGTTTTTAAGAAAATTTGCTTAGAAACGGGATTACAGATTGATAAAGAATTATTCAGGAAGTTTCCTAATTCTGAGTTGGTTACGGTTTCTATTAATTTGCTGAAAAGCTAG
- the greA gene encoding transcription elongation factor GreA translates to MASYVTKEGLEKMKAELEQLEKIERPKITQQIAEARDKGDLSENAEYDAAKEAQGMLEMRISKLKDIVTTSKVIDETQLDTSKVSILTTVRLMNNDTKKEQIFKLVPDNESDLKSGKISVNTPIAKGLLGKVIGETAEIILPNGNKLSFEVLEITL, encoded by the coding sequence ATGGCGAGCTATGTAACTAAGGAAGGACTAGAAAAAATGAAAGCCGAGCTTGAGCAATTGGAAAAAATAGAGAGACCAAAAATTACTCAACAGATTGCAGAAGCAAGAGATAAAGGAGATTTGTCTGAAAATGCAGAATATGATGCAGCCAAAGAAGCACAAGGAATGTTGGAAATGAGAATTTCTAAACTAAAAGATATTGTAACGACTTCTAAAGTGATTGACGAAACTCAGCTTGATACTTCCAAGGTTTCAATCTTAACGACGGTGAGATTGATGAATAATGATACTAAAAAAGAACAGATTTTTAAATTGGTTCCGGATAACGAAAGTGATTTGAAGTCAGGTAAAATCTCTGTCAATACACCTATTGCAAAAGGTTTATTAGGAAAAGTAATTGGCGAAACTGCCGAAATTATTTTACCAAACGGTAACAAACTGTCTTTCGAGGTATTAGAAATTACACTTTAG
- a CDS encoding phage tail protein, which produces MDEELMGVIKTFAGNFAPRGYMLCNGALLSIAQYSALFTILGTTYGGDGQNTFALPNLNGRAPIGAGNSYVLGQIGGSPQTTLLSANLPSFASQLKISNTNATSVTPSAASSIAITGQPNGRQFDAIPSFVDDNPTLPINAMSVTFAGQNLPISTMPPYLGLNYIICVEGIYPSRP; this is translated from the coding sequence ATGGACGAAGAATTAATGGGAGTTATTAAAACTTTTGCGGGAAATTTCGCACCAAGAGGCTACATGCTATGTAACGGAGCTTTATTGAGTATTGCACAATATTCTGCCCTTTTCACTATTTTAGGAACAACTTACGGAGGTGACGGACAGAACACCTTTGCTTTGCCTAATCTAAATGGACGTGCCCCTATTGGCGCAGGAAATTCTTATGTTTTAGGGCAAATAGGTGGATCTCCACAAACAACTTTACTAAGTGCCAACCTGCCTAGCTTTGCAAGCCAACTGAAGATATCAAATACGAATGCTACCAGTGTAACCCCTTCTGCTGCTTCGTCTATTGCTATTACGGGACAACCTAATGGAAGACAGTTTGATGCAATCCCAAGTTTCGTAGATGACAATCCTACCTTGCCTATCAATGCAATGTCAGTAACTTTTGCAGGACAAAACTTACCAATCAGCACGATGCCTCCTTACCTTGGGCTTAATTATATTATCTGTGTGGAAGGTATATATCCATCCAGACCATAA
- a CDS encoding sensor histidine kinase: protein MVIIVTFVLLAYKFFIDRIIKEKSIQHKAEIQHQKNLTLESTKTQEEERKRMAILIHDDIGNRLNILSLWLQNLNAENKETSEKIISNQISELIDSARSISHSLYPVNLEKLGLVLYVEELITNLSNKIKITLHVVQEYQKKDIFTEVQIYRIIQEFTTNVIKHSKAAEMSIYLKDIKENRIVILSDNGESFDYDNASKGMGLKNIESRIKSLNARFKWKNTIGEGSRLIIIIPQNNDHEN from the coding sequence TTGGTAATTATTGTTACTTTTGTTTTGCTGGCTTATAAGTTCTTTATCGACAGAATTATAAAAGAGAAAAGCATCCAGCACAAAGCAGAAATTCAGCATCAGAAAAACCTTACTCTCGAAAGCACAAAAACTCAGGAGGAAGAAAGAAAAAGAATGGCAATTTTGATTCATGATGACATTGGCAACAGGCTTAATATTCTTTCGCTTTGGCTTCAAAATCTAAATGCCGAGAACAAAGAAACTTCTGAAAAGATAATTTCAAATCAAATTTCTGAGCTGATAGATTCGGCGAGAAGTATTTCACATTCACTTTACCCTGTCAATCTTGAAAAATTAGGACTCGTTTTGTATGTTGAAGAATTGATTACCAACCTCTCGAACAAGATTAAAATCACTCTGCATGTGGTTCAGGAATATCAGAAAAAAGATATTTTTACAGAAGTGCAGATTTACAGAATCATTCAGGAGTTTACAACCAATGTTATCAAGCATTCTAAAGCCGCCGAAATGAGTATCTATCTAAAGGATATCAAAGAAAACAGAATCGTAATTTTATCTGATAACGGAGAAAGCTTTGATTACGACAATGCAAGCAAAGGTATGGGCCTGAAAAACATAGAATCGAGAATAAAATCACTCAACGCCCGCTTCAAATGGAAGAATACAATAGGAGAAGGCAGCAGGCTGATTATCATAATTCCACAAAATAACGACCATGAAAATTAA
- a CDS encoding HIT family protein, whose protein sequence is MSSIFTKIINGEIPAYKIAENDNFIAFLDAMPLVKGHTLVVPKKEVDLIFDLESDEYKNLWGFAQEVAKKLKNAVPCVRVGVAVVGLEVPHAHIHLIPLQKVEDMNFKNERLKLSVEEYTEIQNSIINS, encoded by the coding sequence ATGAGTTCAATATTCACAAAAATCATCAACGGCGAAATTCCTGCTTACAAAATTGCAGAGAATGATAATTTTATTGCTTTTTTAGATGCAATGCCTTTGGTGAAAGGTCACACATTGGTCGTTCCTAAAAAGGAAGTCGATTTGATTTTTGACCTTGAAAGTGATGAGTACAAAAACCTTTGGGGATTTGCTCAGGAAGTTGCAAAAAAACTGAAAAATGCAGTTCCATGTGTAAGAGTTGGAGTAGCTGTGGTAGGGCTTGAAGTTCCTCATGCTCATATTCATCTGATACCTTTACAGAAAGTAGAAGATATGAATTTTAAAAACGAGCGACTGAAATTATCTGTAGAAGAATATACAGAAATTCAAAATTCAATAATTAATTCTTAA